The following are from one region of the Oreochromis aureus strain Israel breed Guangdong linkage group 1, ZZ_aureus, whole genome shotgun sequence genome:
- the mafa gene encoding transcription factor Maf, with product MASELAMSNSDLPTSPLAMEYVNDFDLMKFEVKKEPVEPDRNISQCSRLIAGGSLSSTPMSTPCSSVPPSPSFSAPSPGSGSEQKTHIEDFYWMSGYQQQLNPEALGFSPEDAVEALINSSHQLQSFDGYARGQQFAGAAGAGSTMAGEEMGSAAAVVSAVIAAAAAQNGAQHHHHHHHHHSSSHHQAPGVQSNGTSGTNHPHMRLEERFTDEQLVTMSVRELNRQLRGVSKEEVIRLKQKRRTLKNRGYAQSCRFKRVQQRHVLEGEKTQLMQQVEHLKQEISRLVRERDAYKEKYEKLISNGFRENGSSSDNNPSSPEFFMSSRKFLHL from the coding sequence ATGGCATCAGAGCTGGCAATGAGCAACTCCGACCTGCCCACCAGTCCCCTGGCCATGGAATATGTTAATGACTTCGATCTGATGAAGTTTGAAGTGAAAAAGGAGCCGGTGGAGCCCGATCGCAACATCAGCCAGTGCAGTCGCCTTATCGCCGGGGGATCCTTGTCTTCCACCCCGATGAGCACGCCTTGCAGCTCGGTGCCCCCTTCCCCAAGCTTCTCGGCGCCCAGTCCGGGCTCGGGGAGTGAGCAGAAGACACACATTGAGGATTTCTACTGGATGTCCGGTTATCAACAGCAGCTGAATCCAGAGGCGCTGGGCTTCAGCCCCGAAGACGCGGTCGAGGCGCTGATCAACAGCAGTCACCAGCTCCAGTCTTTCGATGGCTATGCCAGGGGCCAGCAGTTTGCTGGCGCAGCCGGAGCAGGAAGCACCATGGCCGGGGAAGAGATGGGGTCCGCCGCGGCGGTGGTGTCGGCAGTAATTGCTGCGGCAGCCGCTCAGAACGGAGcgcaacaccaccaccaccaccatcaccaccacagCAGCAGCCACCACCAGGCACCGGGCGTCCAGTCCAACGGCACTTCTGGGAcaaatcacccacacatgcgcTTGGAGGAGCGGTTCACAGACGAACAGCTGGTGACCATGTCAGTGCGGGAGCTCAACCGGCAGCTACGGGGGGTCAGCAAAGAAGAGGTGATCAGATTGAAACAGAAGAGGAGGACCCTAAAGAACAGAGGCTACGCTCAGTCCTGCCGGTTCAAGCGGGTTCAGCAGCGGCACGTCCTGGAGGGAGAGAAGACACAACTCATGCAGCAGGTCGAGCACCTAAAGCAAGAGATCTCCAGGCTGGTCCGGGAGAGGGACGCGTACAAAGAAAAGTATGAGAAGCTCATCAGCAACGGCTTCAGAGAAAATGGATCCAGCAGTGACAACAACCCTTC